CACGGCGCCGCCTCCGATCGTTCAGCGTATATGAACCGTCAGGGTGTCGGCGGCTGCGCCGATTCGCTTTGCGGTCGATCCCCACTGCGTGGGTCCACCTCCGAACCGCAGCGGCAGACGAACCGCCAAACCGTCGGTGGCCGGCGTTGCTCGCTTTGCGGTCGATCCCCGCAAGCGGGGCCCCTCGCCCGGGAAGCTCGCAACGCCCCCCTCACCCGGGAAGCTCACTGGCGCTACCCGGGACCGACGACGAAGCGTACGCGGCTGCGCACCGTGCGCCCATCCTTGATGGCCGGCGAAAACTTGAGCGCGCTGCACAGCTCGGTGGCTGCCGCCGTGAAAAGCCCGACCGGCTTGACCGCGAGCACGGTGGCCTGGTTGACGGTCCCCACCTCGTCGATCATGAGCTCGTAGGTCACTTCGCCGGTTGCGCCGTGCGGGTAGCAGGCGTCCGGCCGAGTCAAGGGCGCGGGCGGGCGATCGAGCGCGGTGATGGCATAGTAGGTCGAATCGGCGGCAAGCGGCGCTTGCGCACCGACTGCGGCGTTGCTGGCCCGGTCATTCCCGAGCGGCGCCGACGCGCTCGCCGTCACCAGCGGTTCGTGCGCGGGCGCCGTCTGCGACGCGGCGCGGAAGCTCGTGGCCGGGCTTTCGGCCACTGCCTGCATCGACGCCAAGGCGGACGCTGCCGGCTCCGGCTCGGCCGGCTCGATCCGCGCCTCGATCGGCATCCCGGGTGCCATCGGGATGTCCGGTGGCCCGGCCCGAATCGCCAGGATCACCGCGGCATGCAATACGGCCGAGAGCGCCAGGGCAAACGCAAGGCGCCGGGCCGTATCGGCATCGAAGCTTGCATCCCACGCGATCCGCGCCATGAGGCTTGATGACCCGTCAGTTGCCGGGACGCCCCGACTGGCTCGCCAAATCGAGCAGCTTGCTGAGATCGGCGGCGGGCAGCGTGCCCGGTACGCGGCTGCCGTCGGCGAAAATCAAGGTCGGCGTGCCCTTGATGCCTTTGTCCTGACCATACTGCACCAGTTTTTCCAGCGGCGCGTCGCAGTTCGCCGCCGCCTTGGGCGCGATGTCCTTCAGCATGAGATCGGTCCACGCCTTGGCGCGATCCTTCGAACACCAGACCGCGCGCGCCTTCTCCACCGAGTCGTTGGACAGTATGGGAAGCAGGAAGACGTGCAGCGTCACGTCCTTGACGTTCACGAGCTCCTGCTCGAGGCGCTTGCAATAGGGACAATTCGGATCGGTGAAGTAGGCGAGCTTGCGCTTGCCGTTGCCGCGCACGACCTTGAACGATTGCTGCAGCGGCAGCGAATCGAACGGGATCGCCTGCAGCTTGCGCAGCCGCTCGGCGGTGAGGTCGGTGCGGGTCTTGACATCCACCATGCGGCCTTCCGCGATGATGTAGCTCACGTCCTTGTCGGTGTAGATGATGACGCCGTTGGCGAACACCTCGTAGATGCCCGGCAGCGGAGTGCGGACGACGCTTTCGACGGCAATGCCGGGATAGCGCGCCTGCATGTTCTTGCGCACCTCGGCTTCGTTGGCGCTCGCGATCCCGCTTGCCACCAACGCCGCAAACATACAGGCCCACACGAACGATCGTTTCAACTCAGGCTCCTTATGCCGCGCCCTTCAAGCGAGCGCGTGCTCGATGAGAATATTCTTCAGGGGCACGATTGCATTGGTGAACTGCAGCCCCGTGTTGCGCAGCCAGCTTGCGCCGTATGCGCGCGTGGCAAACAGCCGCTGCAGTCCGTCCGTGGTCCACTGCATCGCCGCGACCGTCTCACGGCGCGCGCGCGCATAGCGGCGCAGCAGCCGGTGGTCGCCGCAATCGTCCTGCGGTCCGCGTTCGCGTAGCACGCGGGCCAGCTCGCACGCATCCTGGAAGCCGAGATTCAAGCCCTGCCCGGCAAGCGGATGGACCACGTGCGCGGCATCGCCGAGCAGCGCCAGGCGCGGGCGCACGGTCTGCGCGACCCGCAATAGGTGCAAGGGAAAAGATCGGGGCAACGTCACCAGGCGCATAGCGCCTAAGGCATGACGGCAGGCGGTCGCGACCTCGTGTTCGAAATCGTGCGGTTCGTGCGCCAGCAGACGCGCGGCGTGAGCGTCCGAGGTAGACCAGACCAGCGACACGCGGTTCCCGGGCAAGGGCAGCAAGGCAACCACGCCTCCAGAGACGAACCACTGGCGCGCGATCGATTCGTGGCCGAGCTCGGTTTCGAAATTGGCGACCACACCCTGCTGGCCGTAGGCGCGCACGCTGTGCTCCATACCCGCCATTTCGCGCACCCACGAATTCATTCCGTCGGCGCCGACCACGAGCCGCGCATCGATCGATCGGCCGTCGGCGAGATCGACCAGCACGCCCTCCTCGCCCAGCGCCAGGGCGACCGGCGAATGGCCGAACAGCCGAGCGGGGCCGCCCGGTTCGGCGTTCGCCGCCGCCAATGCCTGCTGAATTTCGCGGCCCTCGACGATGTAGCACAGCTCCGGGATCGCACAGTCGTAGGCGCTGAAGATGATCTCGGCGCCTTGCGCATCGCCGAAAACCTGCATGGCTTCGACGCAGGCAATGCGCTCGGACGCAATGCGTCCCCACGCACCGCACTGGTCGAGGAAGTCTTTCGAACCCGGGCTGATCGCATAGATTCGGCTGTCCCCGCCGTCTTGCGAGGGCTCGGCGGGAACCTCGGCATCGAGCAGCAGCGTGCGCAAACCGCTCGAGCGCAATGCTCTCGCGAAGCCGGCGCCCACCAGGCCGGCACCGATCACGAGCACGTCGCATTCAACTGCAGCCCGTGCGCTATCCGAATCCGCAGTCTTGCCTTGCAATGTTGCTCCTTACACCGTACGCAATCGGCAGTTTACGACCGGCCCGGTTGCCGCTGTAACCACCACCGCCAGGCGGTGCAGCGTTCGCGATGAGCGGTTCGAATCCCTCGCACTATCGACTTCGGTTACCTTCAATGTGAGGCAATGCGCTCACGCCCCTTTGCCTGGCCGAGCACACGATTCATGCCATAATACGAGCCCCGCGCGCGTCCGGCTCGATGCGCGTGCGGCGGCATATCGGGTGATGTAGCTCAACCGGTTAGAGCGCCACACTCATAATGTGGAGGTTGAGGGTTCGAGTCCCTCCATCACTACCAACCACAGCTCGTCGCCTGTCGCAGCGCGGCCAAACCGCCCGCCGTCGGCCGGGCTATAATGTGCCCGAAACAAATTCCTGATTCTCTATGGCTTTCGACCGACTCGCAAACCTGCTGGCGGGGCTGATCCTGGGCATCTGGCTCGCGCTCGATCCCGGGCAGGCTTATTCGCAGCTACGCACGCTGCCCGCAAACGCCAAGCGCGCCGAGCTCACCGGCTACCAGAGCCCGTTCGTGGTCATTGGCGGCGAGGTGCGCCGGCTCGCCCCCGGTGCAGTGATCTTCGACATCAACAACCGCACCATAACGCCCGGCTTCCTGCCGGCGAAAGCCGACGTGGTCTATACGATCGATCAGACCGGGTCGGTGATGCGCATCTACCTGCTCAACGCGCAGGAACAGCAGAGACTGGACGCGGCCCGGCGCTAGCGCCTTCATGACGAGCAAAGTCTTCATTCGCACCTTCGGCTGCCAGATGAACGAGTACGACTCGGACAAGATGGCAGACGTGCTGCACGCTGCGCGTGGAATGGAGCCCACCGACGACCCCGGTGAGGCCGACGTAATTCTCTTCAACACCTGCTCGGTGCGGGAGAAGGCGCAAGAAAAAGTGTTCCACGACCTGGGCCGCGTCAAGCATCTGAAGCGTTCGCGTCCGGGGTTGCTGATCGGCGTGGGCGGATGCGTGGCGAGCCAGGAGGGCGCGCAAATCGTCGCGCGCGCGCCCTACGTCGACCTGGTGTTCGGCCCGCAAACGCTGCATCGGCTGCCCGCATTGATCGACGAGCGCATTCGCACCGGCAAGGCGCAAGTCGACATCTCGTTTCCCGAGATCGAGAAATTCGACGCGCTGCCACCCGCGCGGGTCGAGGGCGTAGCCGCATTCGTCTCCATCATGGAAGGCTGCAGCAAATACTGCACATTCTGCGTCGTGCCGTATACCCGCGGCGAGGAGGTCTCGCGCCCGCTTGACGACGTGCTGACCGAAGTCGCAGTGCTCGCTCAGCAGGACGTGAAGGAAGTGACGCTGCTCGGCCAGAACGTCAACGCCTGGCGAGGGCGACTAACCGACGGCGGGCTCGGCGATTTCGCCCTGCTGCTCGAGTACGTCGCGGAAATTCCGGGCATCGATCGCATCCGCTTCACCACCTCGCATCCGAAGGAATTCACGCAACGCCTGATCGATGCCTACGCGGCGGTCCCGCAGCTCGTGAGCCACGTGCATTTGCCGGTGCAATGCGGCTCGGACCGGATCCTCGCCGCTATGAAGCGCGGCTATAGCGCGCTCGAGTACAAGTCGATCGTACGCAGGCTGCGCGCCGTGCGCGCCGATCTATCGCTTTCTTCGGATTTCATCGTCGGCTTTCCCGGCGAAACCGAGGCCGACTTCGAAGCCACCGTTCGCCTGGTGGAAGAGGTCGGCTTCGATGCGAGCTTCAGCTTCGTGTTCAGCGCGCGTCCCGGCACGCCGGCAGCAAACTTCCACGACGACACACCGCAGGCCACCAAGCTTGCGCGGCTGCAACGCCTGCAGGCACTGATCGAGCAGCAGGCGCAGGCGATCGGAGCAGCTATGGTCGGCACGCGCCAGCGCGTGCTGATCGATTCGCATGCCCGCAAGGATGCGCGCGAATTGAGCGGGCGCACCGACAACAACCGGGTGGTCAATTTCGCCGGGCCCGAGCGCCTTCTCGGCCGCTTCGCCGATGTCGAGATCACGCAGGCGTTGCCGCATTCTCTGCGCGGGCGCTTGCTTACGGCATAACGCTCGAATTCGGGCACGGCGCATGCGATTCCGCGTCCCGGCCGCGCGCTTGCTGGCCGCGGCGAAATGCCCGACAATCGTCACAACATTTTCTCCTGCTCGTTCGTCATTGAGAGCGAAGTCCGTCGAGATCAGCTTCACCCCCGTCGATAACCAGCGCCTTGCCAACCTGTGCGGCGCACTGGACGAAAATCTGCGATCGATCGAGTCGGCACTCGACATCTCCATCACCCGCCGTGGTGAACGCTTCCTGCTTTCCGGCGCACCCGAACGAACCGCGCAAGGCGCGCAGGCGCTCGAACGGCTGTATGCGCAAGCCGGAGAGCACGTGAGCCCGGATGACATCCAGCTGGGCCTGGTCGAAGTGCGCCAGCAAATGCCCGCGGCCGAGGCGAACGAGATCGCGCCCTTGCTCACGCGCAAGGGCGATCTGCGCGGGCGCACGCCTCGGCAGGTGCAGTACCTGCAGAACATCCAGACTTACGACATCACGTTCAGCATCGGGCCGGCCGGCACGGGCAAGACCTATCTTGCAGTCGCCTGCGCGGTCGACGCACTGGAGCGCGACCGCGTCAAGCGCATCGTGCTGGTGCGCCCCGCCGTGGAGGCGGGCGAGCGCCTGGGCTTTCTGCCCGGCGACATGGCGCAGAAGGTCGACCCCTATCTGCGCCCGCTCTACGACGCGCTGTACGACCTGATGGGCTTCGACAAGGTCGGGCGGCTGTTCGAGCGCAGCACGATCGAGATTGCACCGCTCGCGTTCATGCGCGGGCGCACGCTCAACCATTCCTTTATCATCCTCGACGAAGCGCAAAACACCACGCCCGAGCAGATGAAGATGTTCCTGACCCGCATGGGTTTCGGCACTAAGGCGGTGATCACCGGCGATGTTACCCAGATCGATCTCGCGCGCGGGCAGAAGAGCGGCCTGGTGGAGGCGCGCGAGGTGCTCGCGGATGTCAAGGGCATCGCGTTCACATTGTTCGAAAGCGTCGACGTCGTTCGTCATCCGCTGGTGCAGCGCATAGTCAATGCCTACGAAACGCACCGCCCGCACACCGACAAGCCGCAGGACTAGAAAGCTCGTGTTCACGCTCCAGCTCGCGTGCAAGGCAGCCGCAATCCCGTCGCGCCGGAAGCTGCGCGCGTGGGCCCAGGCCGCACTGGAGCGCGATGCACGCGTAACCTTGCGTATCGTGGACGGGCGCGAGGGACGGAGCCTCAACCAGCGCTTTCGCGGCCGCCGCTACGCTACCAACGTGCTCACCTTCGTCTACGACGACCGGCCGCGGCTCGCGGGCGATATCGCGCTATGCGCGCCCGTGGTCGAGCGCGAAGCGCGTGCGGGCGCAATCGCGCTGGAGGCGCATTACGCGCATCTGGTCGTCCACGGCATGCTGCACCTGCAGGGGCACGATCACATCGCCAGCCGCGATGCGGCGGCCATGGAAGCACGCGAGAGCGCGATACTGAAACGATTGGGCTATCCCGATCCGTATCGTCCCGCATGCTGATCGGGTTCGCAGCCGCAACGACAAAGCCCATGGCGACTTCACCGAGACACAGTCTTCTCGACCGCCTGGGCGCATTGCTGATGCGCGAGCCGGGCGATCGCCAGCAGCTCGTATCGCTGCTGCACTCGTCGTTTCAGCGCAATCTGCTCGACGCCGACGCGCTGTCGATGATCGAGGGCGTGCTGCAGGTCTCCGAGCTGCAGGCGCGCGACATCATGGTGCCGCGCTCGCAGATGGAAGTGATCGACGTCAAGGAATCCCCCGATCGCTTCATCCCGCTGGTGATCCAAAGCGGCCACTCGCGCTTTCCGGTGATCAACGAGAACAAGGACGACGTGATCGGCATCCTGCTCGCCAAGGACCTGCTGCGCTACTACGCCGGCGAGGAGGAGTTCAACGTCCGCGACATGCTGCGCCCGGCCGTGTTCATTCCCGAATCGAAGCGGTTGAACGTGCTGCTGAAGGAGTTTCGCGCCAATCGCAATCACATGGCGATGGTCGTGGATGAGTACGGTGGCGTGGCGGGACTGCTCACGATCGAGGACGTGCTGGAGCAGATCGTGGGCGAGATCGAGGACGAGCACGACTACGACGAAGCCGACGACAACATGGTGCAGGACAAGCCCGGACAGTACCGGGTCAAGGCCCTGACCGAGATCCGCGACTTCAACGCCGCGCTGGGCTGCCACTTCGACGACGAGGACTTCGATACCGTGGGCGGATTGGTCATCAACCGCTTCGGCCGGCTGCCCAAGCGCGGCGAATCGATCCGCATCGACAACCTGCTGTTCAACGTCCTGCGCGCCGACAGCCGGCGGCTGCATCTGCTGGAAGTGGAACGCCTTCCGGACGACCCGGGCGCCGAGGATGCACGCGAGTAGCTCCGGCGCCCTCGCGGCTCCCAGGCGGAGTGCGCGCTGCAAGCGCGCGGCGGCGCCGTCCGCGGATTTCGCCGGCGCCTGATCGATGGCAGCGGTGCGCTGGAAACCGCTTGCCGCGGCGTTCGCTCTCGGCCTGGGCACGGTCGGCGGATTCGCGCCGTTCGAGATTTTCCTGCTGCCGGTCGTCACGCTCGCATGGCTGTTGCGCCTTGCCGAGCGGGCGGCCGCGCCGGGCGCCGCCTTCAAGCTCGGCTTTGCCTTCGGGCTCGGCTTCTTTCTTGCGGGCGTGTCGTGGGTCTATGTGAGCCTGCACGACTTCGGCGCGATGCCCGCGCCGCTCGCCGCAGGCGTCACGCTATTGTTCTGCGCGTACCTGGCGCTCTACCCGGCGCTTGCCTCGAGCGTCGCCGTCCGCACCCGCTCCGATTGGCTGCGACGCTGTGTCGTGTTCCCGGGCGCGTGGGTCCTCACCGAGTGGGTCCGCGGCTGGCTCTTCACGGGCTTTCCCTGGCTCGGCATCGGCTACTCTCAGGCCGCCGAGAGTCCACTGGTCGGCATAGCGCCGGTGCTGGGCGTACACGGTGTCGGCCTCGCGCTCGTCGCCAGCGCCGGTCTCGCGCTGCATGTGTTCGCGGACGGCTGGCGCAATCCCGACTGGCGACCGCTCGCCGTGACTGCGCTGCTGTGGGTTGTTGCCGCCGGGCTCAAGGCGAATACCTGGACCGAACCGGCCGGCGAACCCGTGCGGGTGAGCCTGCTGCAGGGCAACGTCGCCCAAAGCATCAAATGGCGCCCGGAGCAGGTCGCCGTGACGCTGCGCTTGTACCAGCGCATGATCCTCGCGTCCTCGGCGCAGCTCATCATCCTGCCCGAAACCGCGCTGCCGATGTTCCTGCGGGATGTGCCGCAAGAATTCCTGCAAGCGGTGGACGCGCATGCGAAGGCCCATGGCGCCGACGTGCTCTTCGGCCTGCCGGAGCGCGGCGACGGTGGCTACTACAACAGTGTCGTGAGCATCGGCGCCTCGCCCTCGCAGGTGTACCGCAAGTCGCACCTGGTGCCGTTCGGAGAGTTCATCCCGTTGCGGCCGCTGCTCGCGCCGGTGGTGGA
Above is a genomic segment from Betaproteobacteria bacterium containing:
- a CDS encoding CBS domain-containing protein codes for the protein MLIGFAAATTKPMATSPRHSLLDRLGALLMREPGDRQQLVSLLHSSFQRNLLDADALSMIEGVLQVSELQARDIMVPRSQMEVIDVKESPDRFIPLVIQSGHSRFPVINENKDDVIGILLAKDLLRYYAGEEEFNVRDMLRPAVFIPESKRLNVLLKEFRANRNHMAMVVDEYGGVAGLLTIEDVLEQIVGEIEDEHDYDEADDNMVQDKPGQYRVKALTEIRDFNAALGCHFDDEDFDTVGGLVINRFGRLPKRGESIRIDNLLFNVLRADSRRLHLLEVERLPDDPGAEDARE
- the lnt gene encoding apolipoprotein N-acyltransferase; its protein translation is MAAVRWKPLAAAFALGLGTVGGFAPFEIFLLPVVTLAWLLRLAERAAAPGAAFKLGFAFGLGFFLAGVSWVYVSLHDFGAMPAPLAAGVTLLFCAYLALYPALASSVAVRTRSDWLRRCVVFPGAWVLTEWVRGWLFTGFPWLGIGYSQAAESPLVGIAPVLGVHGVGLALVASAGLALHVFADGWRNPDWRPLAVTALLWVVAAGLKANTWTEPAGEPVRVSLLQGNVAQSIKWRPEQVAVTLRLYQRMILASSAQLIILPETALPMFLRDVPQEFLQAVDAHAKAHGADVLFGLPERGDGGYYNSVVSIGASPSQVYRKSHLVPFGEFIPLRPLLAPVVEAMAIPLTDFSRGTPTQRPLAVAGQRVAVNICYEDVFGEEIIRQLPEATLLVNVSNVAWFGDSIAPRQHLQIAQMRAIETGRPMLRATNTGMTAVVAPTGRVTHVALTFRNATVEAEVRGHTGATPYVRFGNAPALGLAAVFLLAGFVRKPRRVRD
- a CDS encoding thioredoxin fold domain-containing protein — translated: MFAALVASGIASANEAEVRKNMQARYPGIAVESVVRTPLPGIYEVFANGVIIYTDKDVSYIIAEGRMVDVKTRTDLTAERLRKLQAIPFDSLPLQQSFKVVRGNGKRKLAYFTDPNCPYCKRLEQELVNVKDVTLHVFLLPILSNDSVEKARAVWCSKDRAKAWTDLMLKDIAPKAAANCDAPLEKLVQYGQDKGIKGTPTLIFADGSRVPGTLPAADLSKLLDLASQSGRPGN
- a CDS encoding UbiH/UbiF family hydroxylase translates to MQGKTADSDSARAAVECDVLVIGAGLVGAGFARALRSSGLRTLLLDAEVPAEPSQDGGDSRIYAISPGSKDFLDQCGAWGRIASERIACVEAMQVFGDAQGAEIIFSAYDCAIPELCYIVEGREIQQALAAANAEPGGPARLFGHSPVALALGEEGVLVDLADGRSIDARLVVGADGMNSWVREMAGMEHSVRAYGQQGVVANFETELGHESIARQWFVSGGVVALLPLPGNRVSLVWSTSDAHAARLLAHEPHDFEHEVATACRHALGAMRLVTLPRSFPLHLLRVAQTVRPRLALLGDAAHVVHPLAGQGLNLGFQDACELARVLRERGPQDDCGDHRLLRRYARARRETVAAMQWTTDGLQRLFATRAYGASWLRNTGLQFTNAIVPLKNILIEHALA
- the ybeY gene encoding rRNA maturation RNase YbeY, whose protein sequence is MPTKRTARTPTSRRTRKLVFTLQLACKAAAIPSRRKLRAWAQAALERDARVTLRIVDGREGRSLNQRFRGRRYATNVLTFVYDDRPRLAGDIALCAPVVEREARAGAIALEAHYAHLVVHGMLHLQGHDHIASRDAAAMEARESAILKRLGYPDPYRPAC
- a CDS encoding AAA family ATPase — its product is MRFRVPAARLLAAAKCPTIVTTFSPARSSLRAKSVEISFTPVDNQRLANLCGALDENLRSIESALDISITRRGERFLLSGAPERTAQGAQALERLYAQAGEHVSPDDIQLGLVEVRQQMPAAEANEIAPLLTRKGDLRGRTPRQVQYLQNIQTYDITFSIGPAGTGKTYLAVACAVDALERDRVKRIVLVRPAVEAGERLGFLPGDMAQKVDPYLRPLYDALYDLMGFDKVGRLFERSTIEIAPLAFMRGRTLNHSFIILDEAQNTTPEQMKMFLTRMGFGTKAVITGDVTQIDLARGQKSGLVEAREVLADVKGIAFTLFESVDVVRHPLVQRIVNAYETHRPHTDKPQD
- the miaB gene encoding tRNA (N6-isopentenyl adenosine(37)-C2)-methylthiotransferase MiaB, which produces MTSKVFIRTFGCQMNEYDSDKMADVLHAARGMEPTDDPGEADVILFNTCSVREKAQEKVFHDLGRVKHLKRSRPGLLIGVGGCVASQEGAQIVARAPYVDLVFGPQTLHRLPALIDERIRTGKAQVDISFPEIEKFDALPPARVEGVAAFVSIMEGCSKYCTFCVVPYTRGEEVSRPLDDVLTEVAVLAQQDVKEVTLLGQNVNAWRGRLTDGGLGDFALLLEYVAEIPGIDRIRFTTSHPKEFTQRLIDAYAAVPQLVSHVHLPVQCGSDRILAAMKRGYSALEYKSIVRRLRAVRADLSLSSDFIVGFPGETEADFEATVRLVEEVGFDASFSFVFSARPGTPAANFHDDTPQATKLARLQRLQALIEQQAQAIGAAMVGTRQRVLIDSHARKDARELSGRTDNNRVVNFAGPERLLGRFADVEITQALPHSLRGRLLTA